A DNA window from Candidatus Zixiibacteriota bacterium contains the following coding sequences:
- a CDS encoding metal-dependent transcriptional regulator, producing MKKDDSANSNSGPVVGQLSESLEDYIEIIYMLIEQNKVARVRDIAKAKDVKMSSVVSAIKRLDSEGLVKHEAREFIELTPAGANLAKRLLKRHNFLTRFLVEALQIDPKIAETDACSMEHSISLETMTKLYDFAEFLQSRSFEIENIVEDFKKYCCDKYSN from the coding sequence ATGAAAAAAGATGATTCCGCAAATTCAAATTCAGGCCCGGTTGTAGGCCAGTTATCCGAAAGCCTCGAGGATTATATTGAAATAATCTATATGCTTATCGAGCAAAATAAAGTGGCTCGGGTTCGAGACATCGCAAAAGCTAAAGATGTTAAAATGTCAAGCGTAGTCAGCGCTATTAAACGTCTTGATAGTGAGGGTTTAGTTAAGCATGAGGCAAGAGAATTTATAGAACTTACTCCGGCTGGAGCAAATTTGGCCAAAAGGCTTCTTAAAAGGCATAATTTCCTGACCCGTTTTTTAGTTGAGGCGCTACAGATCGACCCCAAAATAGCTGAAACGGATGCGTGTTCGATGGAGCATTCGATAAGTCTTGAAACAATGACTAAGCTGTATGATTTCGCCGAGTTTTTGCAGTCTCGTTCTTTTGAGATTGAAAATATAGTAGAAGACTTTAAAAAATATTGTTGCGATAAATACAGCAATTAA